AGCGTTCGGTTGCAATTTAACTGCATTTCAAGTCAGATAACGTGGCGTTTTGCTTTAGAGGGAACTTAAATACATAAATGACAAAGCAGAAATGGCCTCTCATGGAGACTGCTTTGCACAAGCTACCTCAACATTCTCTACAGGAGATTTTATGAACAATCGCGCTACTACCCTTCTTGCTACCTCATTTTCGGCAATCATGCTCGCAGGCGCACTTTCTTTGCCAGCCGCAGCGCAGGAGAATCAGATGACGAAGCAGACCGCGCGTATTGCGGTGACCGGTGAAGGTAAGATGAACTCTGCACCGGACATGGCCATTCTCAACCTTACCGTCTTGCGCGATGCCGAAACTGCACGCGAAGCAATGACAGCCAACAACGAAGCAATGGCCAAGGTGCTGGACGCGATGAAGAAGGCTGGAGTCGAGGAGCGCGACCTCCAGACGAGCGGCATCAACATTCAGCCACGCTACGTCTACCCAGACGACAAGAACGGCCTGAAAGAGCCTAAGATCAGTGGTTACAGCGTCTCCAACAGCCTGACCGTACGTGTGCGTGATCTGGACAAGGTCGGCAATGTACTCGATGAATCAGTGACACTCGGCGTCAATCAGGGTGGCGATCTCACCTTCGTCAATGACAATCCGGCAGCCACCATCAACGAAGCGCGCAAGCGCGCCGTAGCGGATGCAATTGCTAAGGCTAAGACACTTGCCGATGCTGCAGGCGTTGGCCTAGGTCGCGTTGTTGAAATCAACGAACAGAGCCGCGCGCCTATGCCGATGCCAATCGCGCGTCAGGCCAAGATGATGGCAGCCGCCGCACCTCAGGATTCGGTTCCTGTCGCTGCAGGTGAGAATAGCTACGATGTCTCAGTTAACGTCGTTTTCGAAATCAAGGAATAACGACAGCATAAAGGGGCGATCATTCGCCCCTTTATTTTGCCAGTCTTAGCTAACAAAAAAGCCAACCTGAGTTTTCAGGTTGGCTTTTATTCAATCCGGCTGCAATTAGCGGATAATAGGGCAACCGCGTACATTGGCGAACACAACGCCAGTTGGGCGGCCTTGGCGGAAGCCACGGACCTGAACCGATTTCCCGCGATAGACAACGCGTGCGTTACGGATACCCATGCGGTGCGCCTTCATCTTTGCACCTTCAACCGAACAGGCCGGGCCGCGACGGGGCGGACGGGCATGATGGCGATTTCCGCGATAGTCAATATTTACCACAGGGGAATGCGCTGCAGTGCTGACCGCAGGAGTTGATGCAGGCGATGCAGCATTTGCTGAAGCACCAGCGGTGAAGACAGCAGCAAAGCCAATTGCCGTAGTGACAACGAACGACTTGAGCGAAATTGCGGACATCTTGAAACCCTTTCGAACTTTTGTCAGGTGATCCTCACCCGAGACATCCGATAAGTAGCGTAGCGAATATGAACGCAAAGCCAAGTTCACGTTCATACCGCATTCAGCTTGGTAAACACCGCTATACACCGCTGCAAAAGAACATGCGAAAAAATATTATAAAACAAGCACTTGGTAAAAAAGATTAGGTTGTTGGGAAATACTGACGGAAGAACATTAAACTTAATTAATGTCCCCAATAGCACCGATTAGAGCGCATCCCGAAAAGTGTGAAACGGTTTTCGGACAAAGATGCGCGTTAAAACAGATAATTAGAGCGCCGATCTGATCCAATCAGATCGAAACGCGCTCTAAAGCATTTCCAGCAAAAGTGGGAACCGGTTTTGTGTTCGGAAATGCCTAAAAACAAATAGTTACAGCGGTTCCACCGATCTAATATTAACTGGAACCGCTGTAATCCAACGGAACCATGTGTTCGAGATATTCTTCTTCATCCGCCAATTCGTGATCAAACGCCGTCACCTTGCCACGAACGGAAACACCGGCTTCATAGATTGTGTC
This sequence is a window from Ochrobactrum quorumnocens. Protein-coding genes within it:
- a CDS encoding SIMPL domain-containing protein is translated as MNNRATTLLATSFSAIMLAGALSLPAAAQENQMTKQTARIAVTGEGKMNSAPDMAILNLTVLRDAETAREAMTANNEAMAKVLDAMKKAGVEERDLQTSGINIQPRYVYPDDKNGLKEPKISGYSVSNSLTVRVRDLDKVGNVLDESVTLGVNQGGDLTFVNDNPAATINEARKRAVADAIAKAKTLADAAGVGLGRVVEINEQSRAPMPMPIARQAKMMAAAAPQDSVPVAAGENSYDVSVNVVFEIKE
- a CDS encoding antifreeze protein, whose product is MSAISLKSFVVTTAIGFAAVFTAGASANAASPASTPAVSTAAHSPVVNIDYRGNRHHARPPRRGPACSVEGAKMKAHRMGIRNARVVYRGKSVQVRGFRQGRPTGVVFANVRGCPIIR